The nucleotide sequence atCCTGTGGTTTGTAGTGTCCCACATGTCCACTAACTcattgactctgtgtgtgtctctgtgtgtgtgtgtgtgtgtgtgttgggggggtatTCACGTTGGTATTCCAGCGAGAGCGGACATCAGCCACCACGTCATAGAGAGCGTCCACCTCCTTCACTGCGAAGTCTGGAGAGGTGTGCTGAGGGATCAGGACAAAGCTCCTCACGGCtaggagacaggaagtgaacggAGACAGTGTTTAATcaacttgtacttgtacttgtactctGCATGTCTCAGAGAAATACTGCGCTCAGAgctcagtgaggaggaggaggccttcAAACCAGCGCGAACCAAAGCGGACGGCCGGCTCCTCCGCAGGTTACCGGTGTGAGCGGAGGAGAACATGACGACGGAAGGTTCTCTGTTGAACACGTCCGTCCCGCTGGACTCACAGCCGTCGGCGTAGGTGTAGTTTTTAACCACGGACACAGTTTCCTCTCTGGAAGAATACACACGACTCAATCACGTCTGTGTTTCTGAGGTGGACTGGTttgttaattcatttaaaagaaaatgtggaagAGACAATATATGGTATTACTCTGACAGGGGCCTTTATACTACAGTATACTACACATTGATGGTATTATTCATCTTTTGGATAAACGTTGTGTACTGGTCGTGTCGTGTGTTACTGCTGCTTGTTGTGGGCTCGTGACACAGAATAAAGTTTGactgtttttactttgtacCTGTAGAGGAAGAGATATCTCTCCTTGTACGTGCTGCGACCCAGAGGCTCGCTCACGATGTGGCTGTACCTGAACTCAGGAGACCCTCtgggacaacacacacacacacacacacacacacacacacacacacacacacacacacacacacacacacatgaaaagcTTTATTGAGCTTCTGTTTTTTTGAATCTTTACAAGTTTAAACCACAGAAAGTAAATACAGATGGTCGATGCATCCTCCCAACAAAATATCTGGGATCCCAACACtgcattttgttgtgttgtgttgtttgtgtgttgatgtttgcaggcttgtgtgtgttgtgctgttgttgtgtgtgtagtttttgtcttttgtgtcgCAGGTTCCTGGTTTGGTTGGAGCTGGAGGTTCATCACTGAGATTTATTAAAGTCTTAGAGATCGGGGACGGAGCTGCGGTGTGAAGGTGCCGTCAACACATTcactcaaacacatttttcatcaaataacaaatatataaatatataaatatatatgtataagtaTTAGTGTCTAACTTGTTGACGTGCTCCATGAGTCTTTTGGTCGCTGACAGATCGCTGTCTCTGACTTCCtggatcaggatgatgtcatAGCGGTGGACAAtctgtaaacacaaaacaacatgtaCTTCTGATACAAgtgtcttttatatttatatatatatatatatatatatatatatatatatatatatatatatatatatatatatttatattttttatatagcCTCTGTTTCTCATGTGCAGTTACATCATGTGTctaaaattcaaaataattCCTGAGGTTTGATCCCAAATCGTTCTGAACAACTGTCACTAAACTGCTCGTGTATTTATTCAAACTTAGAACGGAGGAGGACGAAGGTCAGCTCCCTTCAGGATACAGTGTCTTCATGCTATGACTCTGATGAGGGACAGTTTCAGACCTTGGTGATGATGTTCATGATCGTGCTGTTGGAGGATTTCTTGTCTCCGAACGACTTGATGTTGAAGGCTCCCAGCAGCAGAGGGCTGGACACATGCAGCAGGG is from Paralichthys olivaceus isolate ysfri-2021 chromosome 5, ASM2471397v2, whole genome shotgun sequence and encodes:
- the dnase1 gene encoding deoxyribonuclease-1, producing MRVLCALGLFLTLLHVSSPLLLGAFNIKSFGDKKSSNSTIMNIITKIVHRYDIILIQEVRDSDLSATKRLMEHVNKGSPEFRYSHIVSEPLGRSTYKERYLFLYREETVSVVKNYTYADGCESSGTDVFNREPSVVMFSSAHTAVRSFVLIPQHTSPDFAVKEVDALYDVVADVRSRWNTNDIVLLGDFNAGCSYVSGSDWQQIRLFTDKSFHWLITSEADTTVSHTSCPYDRIVVTADMMRGVVHSSAEVYDYMRDMSLSHTLALAVSDHFPVEVKLVGPARARSA